Sequence from the Acidimicrobiales bacterium genome:
CGCCGAAGAGATCGCCCGGGCCACGCCCGCCGGTCGCCAAGCGGAGGCCCCCGCCCGCTGACCCTGGGGCCAGCGGCAGGAGCGGGCAGCGCTCCATCGGCCCTCGTCGTGTTCCACCTTCGGTCGAAAGTGGCCCTCCACCGCCGGAGCTCCGCGCCCAATCACTGACAGCGGGGGTCGGCTACTCCCGTTGACTGCACGGCGTCTGGGTGGCAGAAACCCGAAAGACCCGTTGGCCCGGTCAGGCGCTGGCGACGACCCGCCCCGCCTGCTGGGTGGTGATGCCGGCGATGCGGTCGACCGGGGCCACGAGCCAGACCTCGTCGATGAACTCGTTCCACCTGCCGAGCAGCGCGCCGGCACGGGTAGAGCCGGTGAGCTCGTGGTGGCGCTCGACCAGCCACCGGAGCTGGTCGACGTGCTGGGAGTCGGGGCGCCCGATGGCGACCAGCGCGGTGTTGAGCCGGGCGGGGAGCAGGGCGCGCGGATCCCAGACGTAGGCGGCGCCACCGGTCATCCCCGCGCCGAGGTTGTAGCCCACGGGGCCGAGGATGACGACCGTCCCACCCGTCATGTACTCGCAGGCGTGGTCGCCGGCCCCCTCCACCACGGCCGTGGCACCGGAGTTGCGCACGGCGAAGCGCTCACCCGCCGAGCCGGCGATGAACAGCCAGCCGTCGGTCGCGCCGTAGAGGCAGGTGTTCCCGGCGAGCACCGGGTCCCCGGCGTCGTTGCCCGGCGGGCGGATGACGATCCGTCCTCCGCCCATGGCCTTGCCCACGTAGTCGTTGGCCTCGCCCACCAGCTCGAGCTCGATGCCGTGGGTGAGGAAGGCGCCGAAGCTCTGTCCCGCGGCTCCCTCGAAACGGGCAACGGCAGTGCCGAGCGGCGCCCGCCCGCCCCACTCGAGGGCGATCGTTCCCCCGAGCGACGCCCCGACGGCCCGGTCGCCGTTGGCGATCGGGTACGACAGCTCGATGTCCCGACCTTCCCACACTGTCCGGAAGGCGTCGGCCTCCAGGCGATCGCCGAGCTGGGACCGCGGACGCTGGATCGGGACGCTGGCTATGAAGCGGCGGGGGGCCGCACTGTCGCCGGGGGGGACGAGGAGCGGGCCCAGGTCGACGGTGTCGATGCGCTCGTCGTCGGTCGCCCGCTGGCGCAGGCACTCCACCCGGCCGATCGCCTCGTCGAAGCTGCGCAGGCCGATCGAGGCCATCAGGGTGCGAGCTTCGCCGGCCACGAAGAGCAGGTAGGCGGCAACGCCCTCCGGGGTGCCGGCGAACTTGGCCCGCAGGTTGGAGCGCTGGGTGGCGATGCCCGTGCTGCAGGTGTCGCGGTGGCAGGCGCGCAGCATGATGCAGCCCTCGGCCAGCATGGCGGCAGTGCCGAACGAGTATTCGTCGGCGCCGAGCAGGGCGGCGATCAGCACGTCGCGACCCGTCATGAACCCGCCGTCGACCCGTAGGCGGACGCGGTCCCGGAGGCCGTTCTCGATGAGCACGGTCTGAGTCTCGGCCAGTCCCGTCTCCCAGGGCATGCCGGCGTGCTTGATCGAGGAGAGGGGAGAGGCGCCCGTGCCGCCGTTGCAGCCGCTCACCTGCACCACGTCGGCCAGCGCCTTCACCACACCGGCGGCGACCGTACCCACCCCGTCGCAGGCGACGAGCTTCACCGACACATGGGCGTGGCGGTTCACCTGCTTCAGGTCGAAGATGAGCTGGGCCAGGTCCTCGATCGAGTAGATGTCGTGGTGCGGCGGGGGCGAGATGAGCGAGACACCCGGCTGGGTGTGACGCAGTCGGGCGATCTCCTCGGAGACCTTGTGGCCGGGGAGCTGTCCGCCCTCGCCCGGCTTGGACCCCTGGGCGATCTTGATCTGGAGCTCGTCGGCGTAGGCGCAGTACTGGGGTGTGACGCCGAAGCGGCCCGACGCGATCTGCTTGATGCGGCTGTTCTTGTCGCCCGAGGGCTGACCGCGGGTGAGGAACCGGAAGGGATCCTCGCCTCCCTCACCACAGTTCGACCGCCCCCCGATGAGGTTCATGGCCTCGGCCAAGGTCTCGTGGGCCTCGGCCGAGAGCGACCCGTGGGACATGGCGCCCGTCGAGAAGCGCTTGGCGATCTCGGCGGCCGGTTCCACCTCGTCGATCGGAACGGCGGGGCCGATGGGAATCAGCTCGAGCAGATCCCGAAGCTCGGTCGGCGGCCGGCCGTTCACGAGCTCGGCGAACTTGACGTAGATGTCCTCGCGATCGCCCCGGATGGCCTGCTGGAGCAGGTGGGCGGTGGTCATTCCATTGAGCGCGTCGACGACGTCCTTGTTGTGGGCGTGGTACTCGCCGCCCCGCTTGAGATCCCGGTAGTAGCCCGGGTTGCCGAGCTTGGACCGGCCGCCGCGCCGCGGGCGCTCGCCCTCTTCGTCGCCGTCGTCGTCACCGTTGTCGGTGGCGCTGGCGCGCTCGGCTCTGGGCGGGATCCGGGCGGTCTGCGTACCTTCGGTCTGGCGCGCCGCCTTGGCTTCTCGCGCCGCCTTGGCTCTGGCTGCCAGGCGCTCGGCCCTCGCCTCCTTCGATTCCCCGTCGCCGTCACCGTCACCATTGGCCTGGCGCGCCGCCTTGGCCTCCCTCGCCGCCTGGAGCTTGGCGGCCCGGTCGCCGTCGCCGGCCTGGCGCGCCGGCGCGCCGTCAGCGTCGCTTGCGGCGCCGTCGCCGGCGGCGTCGGCGAGGCCGGACTCGGCGTGCCGGGCGAGCACGTCCTCACCCAGCTCCCGCCAGCCGAGGCCACCGACGGGGGAGGGCGTCCCCGCGAAGCACGTCTGCACGACCTCCGCACCGAGCCCGACGATCTCGAAGATCTGGGCGCCACGGTAGGAGTCCACGGTCGAGATGCCCATCTTGGACATGATCTTCAGGACCCCGTCTTCGACTGCGCCCTGATAGTTCTCCTGGGCGGCAGCGCTCACCGCGCCGCCCTCATCCGAGGCGTCGGC
This genomic interval carries:
- a CDS encoding glutamate synthase-related protein — encoded protein: MGNGASSTACSPIRIYLTLRGTQVRPERDACGIGFVADREGRASRDIVETALSALACMTHRGAVAADALTADGSGVLLGIPTAIFGEGPGGVPHGVASLFVRGDDPRPAVEAAAAQEGIEVVGWRTPPTDEEHIGGLAQGSRPEFLQAILEAPQPDERAAYRLRRRIQGTTSGTYVASSSFHTVAYKGLVAAPLLSRYYLDLSDERFASSLVVFHQRFSTNTLPTWERAQPFRTLCHNGEINAIAGNQNRMRARAKLGTEEADLGPEELFRPLLDETEPDSGRIDSAVEVLVRGGRDIRHAIAMLVPEAWEGERDLDAAVLGFYRYHACLVEPWDGPAGLIFTDGAGVGAALDRNGLRPLRYTICEDGMVACCSEAGAVDLTGRGEVRRGRLGPGQMIFVDPGRGVFLDAECKDRLAAKAPYARWAADGLVQLAPGRPVEDTPPAEELERRQLAHGYTVEEMRMVIKPMAADAKEPVFSMGDDTPLPNWAGRPRPIHHFLKQRFAQVTNPAIDHLRERLVMSLRTLIGPRSALLSERPEAAHLLELPSFFVTPSTLAQLRGQAAAPFRPTVLDATFPIAAGAAGLQEAVERLQDEAARLVAGGSGLLVITQDGVSAERAPIPSLLATGAIHHRLVSEGRRAATSLVVVADDARDTHNVACLLGYGADAICPRLALQSVAADADASDEGGAVSAAAQENYQGAVEDGVLKIMSKMGISTVDSYRGAQIFEIVGLGAEVVQTCFAGTPSPVGGLGWRELGEDVLARHAESGLADAAGDGAASDADGAPARQAGDGDRAAKLQAAREAKAARQANGDGDGDGESKEARAERLAARAKAAREAKAARQTEGTQTARIPPRAERASATDNGDDDGDEEGERPRRGGRSKLGNPGYYRDLKRGGEYHAHNKDVVDALNGMTTAHLLQQAIRGDREDIYVKFAELVNGRPPTELRDLLELIPIGPAVPIDEVEPAAEIAKRFSTGAMSHGSLSAEAHETLAEAMNLIGGRSNCGEGGEDPFRFLTRGQPSGDKNSRIKQIASGRFGVTPQYCAYADELQIKIAQGSKPGEGGQLPGHKVSEEIARLRHTQPGVSLISPPPHHDIYSIEDLAQLIFDLKQVNRHAHVSVKLVACDGVGTVAAGVVKALADVVQVSGCNGGTGASPLSSIKHAGMPWETGLAETQTVLIENGLRDRVRLRVDGGFMTGRDVLIAALLGADEYSFGTAAMLAEGCIMLRACHRDTCSTGIATQRSNLRAKFAGTPEGVAAYLLFVAGEARTLMASIGLRSFDEAIGRVECLRQRATDDERIDTVDLGPLLVPPGDSAAPRRFIASVPIQRPRSQLGDRLEADAFRTVWEGRDIELSYPIANGDRAVGASLGGTIALEWGGRAPLGTAVARFEGAAGQSFGAFLTHGIELELVGEANDYVGKAMGGGRIVIRPPGNDAGDPVLAGNTCLYGATDGWLFIAGSAGERFAVRNSGATAVVEGAGDHACEYMTGGTVVILGPVGYNLGAGMTGGAAYVWDPRALLPARLNTALVAIGRPDSQHVDQLRWLVERHHELTGSTRAGALLGRWNEFIDEVWLVAPVDRIAGITTQQAGRVVASA